From Brassica oleracea var. oleracea cultivar TO1000 chromosome C3, BOL, whole genome shotgun sequence, a single genomic window includes:
- the LOC106331781 gene encoding GDSL esterase/lipase At5g62930 yields MRPQIVLFGDSITAQSFRSGGWGSALTDAYSRKADVVVRGYGGYNTRWALFLLHHIFPLGSLTPPVATTIFFGANDAALKGRTSDRQHVPVEEYKDNIRTMVQHLKKCSPTMLIVLVTPPPIDESGRQSYAESIYGEKAMTEPERTNETTGIYAQHCVALAEELGLRSVNLWSKMQETNDWQRKYLSDGLHLTPEGNGVVYEEVSRVFREAWLSPDEMPFDFPHHSQIDGENPSKAFQERCL; encoded by the exons ATGAGGCCGCAGATAGTTTTGTTCGGCGATTCAATAACGGCGCAGTCGTTCAGATCCGGGGGATGGGGATCTGCTCTCACCGACGCGTACTCTCGCAAAGCTGATGTGGTGGTGCGTGGCTATGGAGGCTACAACACCAGATGGGCTCTCTTCTTGCTTCATCACATTTTCCCTCTC GGATCTTTGACTCCACCTGTTGCTACGACCATATTCTTTGGTGCAAACGATGCAGCTCTCAAAGGAAGGACCAGTGATAGGCAACATGTGCCAGTGGAAGAGTACAAGGACAACATCAGAACAATGGTTCAGCATCTCAAG AAATGTTCACCTACCATGCTAATTGTGCTCGTCACTCCACCACCAATTGATGAATCTGGACGCCAAAGCTATGCAGA ATCAATCTATGGTGAGAAAGCTATGACAGAGCCTGAGAGAACAAACGAAACCACAGGAATCTACGCACAACATTGTGTTGCGTTAGCCGAGGAACTCGGTCTGCGGTCTGTCAACCTTTGGTCCAAAATGCAGGAAACCAATGATTGGCAGAGAAAATACCTAAG TGATGGACTCCATCTCACGCCTGAAGGCAATGGTGTAGTTTATGAAGAAGTTTCAAGAGTGTTTAGAGAAGCTTGGCTCTCTCCTGATGAAATGCCGTTCGATTTCCCTCACCATTCTCAGATCGATGGTGAAAACCCATCCAAAGCTTTCCAAGAGCGTTGCTTATAA